From a region of the Phaseolus vulgaris cultivar G19833 chromosome 6, P. vulgaris v2.0, whole genome shotgun sequence genome:
- the LOC137831632 gene encoding CASP-like protein 2A2 has protein sequence MEKTSAVEGARSPMQMKLGGEMEGNTNTLRTAETFLRLLPVGLCVSALVLMLKNSQQNQYGSVDYTDLGAFKYLVHANGICAGYSLFSAVIAAMPRPSTMPRAWTFFLLDQVLTYIILAAGAVSTEVLYLAEKGNTDTTWSSACGSFGRFCNKVTASVTITFVAVLCYVLLSLISSYKLFTKYDAPAECRPTASIEVAAFPG, from the exons ATGGAGAAAACTAGTGCTGTGGAAGGTGCAAGATCTCCCATGCAGATGAAGTTGGGAGGTGAAATGGAAGGCAACACCAACACCCTGCGCACTGCCGAGACCTTCCTGCGGTTGCTTCCTGTTGGTCTTTGTGTTTCAGCACTTGTTCTCATGCTCAAGAACTCTCAGCAAAATCAATATGGCTCTGTTGATTACACTGACCTTGGAGCTTTCAA GTATTTGGTGCATGCCAATGGCATTTGCGCAGGTTACTCTCTATTTTCAGCTGTTATAGCTGCTATGCCACGCCCTTCCACTATGCCTCGTGCTTGGACTTTCTTTTTGCTTGATCAG GTGCTAACATACATAATTCTAGCCGCTGGAGCAGTGTCAACAGAGGTTTTGTACCTAGCTGAGAAAGGAAACACTGACACAACATGGAGTTCAGCTTGTGGGTCATTTGGTAGATTTTGTAATAAGGTGACAGCATCAGTTACTATCACATTTGTGGCAGTGCTTTGCTATGTGTTGCTTTCCCTCATTTCCTCTTACAAGCTGTTCACAAAGTATGATGCACCAGCAGAATGCAGACCTACTGCATCCATTGAGGTTGCTGCTTTCCCTGGCTGA
- the LOC137833504 gene encoding uncharacterized protein gives MTIQAALHQLETARLAAEASQLHQQPHTFSLEDFLRHNPPRFNGKVNPDGADQWVRDIERIFEATQCPEERKLSYAIYMLIKEAEFWWIGMKQMMEDKGEDATWENFKLEQGNLSVTEYATRFKHLARFYTQTMTEAWRCRKFDFGLKQELKEVVIPMSIRDFPALVEKTKVVESLKISNRLAKPQVGGPSKSMPKYEDRKKPYFIHQS, from the exons atgaccatacag gccgcccttcatcaattagaaacagctagattagcagcagaagcatctcagcttcatcaacaaccccatacCTTTAGTCTGGAGGATTTTCTAAGACATAATCCACCCAGATTTAATGgcaaggtaaatccagatggagcagaccagtgggtgagagacatagaaagaatctttgaagctactcaatgccctgaagagagaaagttatcttATGCCATCTATATGCTTATTAAAGAAGCTGAGTTTTGGTGGATAggcatgaagcaaatgatggaagacaaaggagaagatgccacttgggagaacttcaaa ttggaacaaggaaatctttcagtcactgaatatgctactaggttcaaacacctagcCAGATTCTACACTCAGACCATGACTGAGGCTTGGAGGTGTAGAAAATTTGATTTTGGATTGAAGCAAGAActtaaagaagtggtgattcctatgtccattagagatttccctgctctagtggagaaaacaaaagtagtggagagtttgaaaaTTAGTAACAGACTTGCTAAGCCTCAAGTGGGAGGACCTTCTAAAAGCATGcctaaatatgaagatagaaagaaacctTATTTCATACATCAATCTTAG
- the LOC137831636 gene encoding protein OXIDATIVE STRESS 3-like yields MEQVQKTGPVHVYHDDVFVVGSFSSSSSTTSSSVSGISNGSSSLDCDSLEEVTSPPSSSSSSSDDHHQLAVVADPLSDMSSIFHQLPIKRGLSKFYQGKSQSFTSLTNVRSLEDLAKPENPYNKRLKSCKSYGGGLAESEGVSRAVSKRGMMHSASSRGSCSSLNARKGSATNFIGSRPPNPRHRSTSTNTNTIPSQTVLFA; encoded by the exons ATGGAGCAAGTCCAAAAGACAGGACCAGTTCATGTGTACCATGATGATGTTTTTGTTGTTgggtctttttcttcttcttcctctacaaCATCATCCTCTGTTTCTGGAATTTCAAATGGGTCATCGTCATTGGACTGTGACTCTCTTGAAGAGGTGACTTCTCCTCcctcttcttcatcatcatcctcaGATGATCATCATCAACTTGCAGTTGTGGCTGATCCATTGAGTGACATGTCTTCTATCTTTCACCAACTTCCCATCAA GAGGGGGTTATCAAAATTCTACCAGGGGAAGTCGCAGTCTTTCACTTCACTGACAAATGTGAGGAGTTTGGAGGATCTTGCAAAGCCAGAAAACCCTTATAACAAGAGGTTGAAGTCTTGCAAGAGCTATGGAGGAGGGTTGGCTGAGAGTGAAGGGGTGTCAAGGGCTGTTTCCAAGAGGGGAATGATGCATTCAGCAAGTTCAAGGGGTTCATGTTCTTCTTTGAATGCAAGAAAAGGAAGTGCCACTAACTTCATAGGTAGTAGGCCACCAAATCCTCGTCATAGATCTACCAgcaccaacaccaacaccattCCTAGTCAAACTGTGTTGTTTGCATGA